In one window of Gopherus evgoodei ecotype Sinaloan lineage chromosome 9, rGopEvg1_v1.p, whole genome shotgun sequence DNA:
- the LOC115657733 gene encoding nucleoporin NSP1-like, translated as MGRPRQNPDSTASPRQAATVPKATPAAPRSSATSTQAKTTPTASRPKSAQAAGSSGTSRAQTDKPTSSTTARRARQSSSQSRATAAHGSDQGDTKISYGVTAKNPTVTSRGKPCSTTAKAPAGADPCLGGSQYSRSRASTSDQGKASKFPSLLTREDVVKVERETRGQRDNPKWYEWRENRITASVAPRIANSKFVNGKSSEVPQSYLKAVVSSGSKMQTPAMSWGTQNEKKAVQAYEELQSRRTGRPVKVQECGLFIHPGKEWLAASPDGIVREADTGKLLGLLEVKCPYKHRDKTVKEACKDKAFCLEVDSESYSLKRNHPYYTQVQCQLATTGFDRADFVVHTNKDTVITSVDFDAGFWETTEPKLEKFYMEAVIPHLDEKRSNSVWAKEE; from the coding sequence ATGGGGAGACCCAGGCAAAATCCTGACAGTACAGCCTCACCTCGTCAGGCTGCAACTGTGCCCAAAGCCACCCCAGCAGCACCTCGTTCCTCTGCCACCTCTACCCAGGCCAAGACAACACCCACAGCCAGCCGACCTAAGAGTGCTCAGGCTGCTGGGAGTTCAGGCACCAGCAGGGCACAGACAGACAAGCCAAccagcagcaccactgccagaagAGCTAGGCAAAGCTCTTCCCAATCAAGGGCCactgcagcacatggcagtgatcAAGGAGACACCAAGATAAGCTATGGAGTGACAGCTAAGAACCCCACAGTAACTAGTAGAGGGAAACCTTGCTCCACAACAGCTAAAGCACCTGCTGGTGCTGACCCCTGCCTGGGAGGGAGTCAATACAGCCGCTCTCGGGCCAGTACCTCTGACCAGGGCAAAGCAAGTAAATTTCCCTCCCTGCTGACAAGAGAAGATGTGGTGAAAGTGGAGAGGGAAACCCGGGGCCAGAGGGATAATCCCAAGTGGTACGAGTGGCGGGAAAACCGAATCACAGCCTCAGTCGCACCCAGGATCGCTAATAGCAAGTTTGTCAATGGCAAGAGCTCAGAGGTGCCCCAGTCTTATCTCAAGGCTGTGGTAAGCTCTGGTTCCAAAATGCAGACACCAGCCATGTCCTGGGGCACTCAAAACGAGAAAAAGGCAGTGCAGGCATATGAGGAGCTCCAGTCCAGGAGGACAGGTAGGCCTGTGAAGGTGCAGGAGTGTGGCCTCTTCATTCACCCAGGGAAGGAGTGGCTCGCAGCCAGCCCAGATGGAATTGTCAGAGAAGCAGATACAGGGAAGCTACTGGGGCTGCTGGAGGTCAAGTGTCCCTATAAGCACAGAGACAAGACAGTGAAAGAGGCCTGTAAGGACAAAGCCTTCTGCCTGGAGGTGGATAGTGAGTCCTACTCCTTGAAAAGAAACCATCCCTACTACACTCAGGTGCAGTGCCAGCTGGCAACAACAGGCTTTGACAGGGCTGACTTTGTGGTTCACACCAACAAAGATACAGTCATCACCTCAGTGGACTTTGATGCAGGGTTCTGGGAGACAACTGAGCCTAAGCTGGAGAAGTTCTATATGGAGGCTGTGATTCCCCACCTGGATGAGAAGAGAAGCAACTCAGTTTGGGCTAAGGAAGAATAA